Proteins co-encoded in one Aegilops tauschii subsp. strangulata cultivar AL8/78 unplaced genomic scaffold, Aet v6.0 ptg000651l_obj, whole genome shotgun sequence genomic window:
- the LOC141033089 gene encoding uncharacterized protein yields the protein MKEAIRMVPESIYDPEFPDTSHFRSGRGCHSALRRIKEEWGTSRWFLEFDIRKCFHTIDRHRFISILKEEIDDSKFFYPTQKKFSAGRLVGGEKGPDSIPNSVLLSALPGNIYLHKLDQEIGRIRQKHEIPLVVKIRSVLLRIGRRIDDQEKYGKEASFNAPQDNRALIVGRVKSIQRKATFHSLVSSWHTPPTSTPRRRGDQKTPFVFPPSAALAAFLNKPSSLLCAAFLIEAAGLTPKAEFNGREGFNKNLAMRDLLKYCKRRGLLIELGGEAILVIRSERGLARKLAPFKSHSLLIRICYARYADDLLLGIVGAVFLLIEIQKRITHFLQSGLNLWVGSAGSTTIAARSTVEFPGTVIREVPPRTTPIQFLRELEKRLRVKHRIHITACHLRSAIHSKFRDLGYSIPIKELTKGMSGRGRLLDAVQLAETLGKDGLKSPQVSVLWGTVKHIRQRSRGISLLHSSGQSKVPSGVQQAVSRSGMSVLKKKLYTPFGRKAAGEGRGHWAGSFSSEFPIQIEAPIKKILRRLRDRGLISRRRPRPIHVASLTNVSDRDIVNWSAGIAISPLSYYRCCDNLYQVRTIVNYQIRWSAIFTLAHKHKSSARNIILKYPKDSNIVNQEGGKTLAEFPNSIELGKLGLGQDPNNDGALNYMFNK from the coding sequence ATGAAAGAGGCGATCAGAATGGTACCCGAATCCATTTACGATCCCGAGTTTCCAGACACATCGCACTTCCGCTCGGGTCGAGGCTGCCACTCGGCCCTCAGACGGATCAAAGAAGAGTGGGGAACCTCTCGCTGGTTTTTGGAATTCGACATCAGGAAGTGTTTTCACACCATCGACCGACATCGATTCATCTCAATCTTGAAGGAAGAGATCGACGATTCCAAGTTCTTTTACCCCACTCAGAAAAAGTTTTCCGCCGGACGACTCGTAGGGGGTGAGAAGGGCCCTGACTCCATCCCAAACAGTGTACTACTATCGGCCCTACCAGGCAATATCTACCTACACAAGCTCGATCAGGAGATAGGGAGGATCCGGCAGAAGCACGAAATTCCTCTTGTAGTGAAAATAAGATCGGTTCTATTAAGAATAGGTCGTCGTATTGATGACCAAGAAAAGTATGGAAAAGAAGCAAGCTTCAACGCTCCCCAAGACAACAGAGCCCTCATAGTGGGGAGGGTAAAGAGCATCCAACGCAAAGCGACCTTTCATTCCCTTGTTTCGTCGTGGCACACCCCCCCCACAAGCACCCCCAGGCGAAGGGGAGACCAGAAAACGCCTTTCGTTTTCCCCCCTTCAGCGGCCCTAGCCGCCTTCCTTAACAAGCCCTCGAGCCTCCTTTGCGCCGCCTTCCTCATAGAAGCCGCTGGGTTGACCCCGAAGGCCGAATTCAATGGTAGAGAAGGCTTTAATAAGAATTTGGCCATGAGAGACCTTCTTAAGTATTGCAAAAGAAGGGGCCTGCTGATAGAGCTGGGCGGGGAGGCGATACTAGTTATCAGGTCAGAGAGAGGCCTGGCCCGTAAGCTGGCCCCCTTTAAAAGCCATTCCTTATTAATAAGGATTTGTTACGCGCGATATGCCGACGACTTACTACTGGGAATCGTGGGTGCCGTATTTCTTCTCATAGAAATACAAAAACGTATCACCCACTTCCTACAATCCGGTCTGAACCTTTGGGTAGGCTCCGCAGGATCAACAACCATAGCTGCACGGAGTACGGTAGAATTCCCCGGTACGGTCATTCGGGAAGTCCCCCCGAGGACGACTCCCATACAATTCTTGCGAGAGCTGGAGAAGCGTCTACGGGTAAAGCACCGTATCCATATAACTGCCTGCCACCTACGCTCCGCCATCCATTCCAAGTTTAGGGACCTAGGTTATAGTATCCCTATCAAAGAGCTGACGAAGGGGATGAGCGGAAGAGGTCGTCTACTGGACGCGGTTCAACTAGCGGAGACTCTTGGAAAAGATGGACTAAAAAGTCCCCAAGTTAGCGTATTATGGGGGACCGTCAAGCACATCCGGCAAAGATCGAGGGGGATCTCGTTGTTGCATAGCTCAGGTCAGAGCAAGGTGCCATCAGGCGTTCAACAGGCAGTCTCACGATCGGGCATGAGTGTCCTGAAGAAGAAATTGTATACTCCCTTTGGTCGGAAGGCGGCGGGGGAAGGAAGGGGACACTGGGCGGGATCTTTCAGCAGCGAATTCCCCATACAGATAGAGGCGCCTATCAAAAAGATACTCCGAAGGCTTCGGGATCGAGGTCTCATTAGCCGAAGAAGACCCAGGCCAATCCACGTGGCCTCTTTGACCAACGTCAGCGACAGAGACATAGTAAATTGGTCCGCGGGCATCGCGATAAGTCCTCTGTCCTACTACAGGTGCTGCGACAACCTTTACCAAGTCCGAACGATTGTCAACTACCAGATCCGCTGGTCCGCTATATTCACCCTAGCCCACAAGCACAAATCTTCGGCGCGGAATATAATCCTAAAGTACCCCAAAGACTCAAATATAGTCAATCAAGAAGGTGGTAAGACCCTTGCTGAGTTCCCAAACAGCATAGAGCTTGGGAAGCTCGGACTCGGTCAAGATCCGAACAACGACGGAGCACTCAACTACATGTTTAATAAGTAG